In Musa acuminata AAA Group cultivar baxijiao chromosome BXJ2-8, Cavendish_Baxijiao_AAA, whole genome shotgun sequence, one genomic interval encodes:
- the LOC103993518 gene encoding prolycopene isomerase, chloroplastic isoform X2: protein MASLGLGLCGYPSSHAKALLRSRLGSRRGRKRQVLARGSVGQQPLTASGRPTSESRNPFPGKLEADVVVIGSGIGGLCCAGLLARYQQDVLVLESHDLPGGAAHSFEVKGYKFDSGPSLFSGFQSRGPQANPLSQVLDALGEPVPCATYDSWMVYVPEGEFLSRIGPTEFLKDLETFVSLDAVDEWKKLLEAVLPMSAAAMALPPLSIRGDWGVVSTAAARYAPSLLKSFIQMGPQGALGATKLLRPFSEIIDSLELKHPFVRNWVDLLCFLLAGVKSDGIISAEIVYMFAEWYKPGCVLEYPLKGSGAVVDALVQGLKKYGGRLALGSHVDKIVVENGRATGVKLSSGHFVRAKKAVVSNASMWDTLNLLPPDVVPNTYKEQVEATPQCESFMHLHLGFDAQNISEDLGIHHIVVNDWSRGVDADQNVVLISVPSVHGKGLAPPGKHVLHAYTPGTEPYSLWEGLDRRSMEYQKLKEERSEVTSIAYVSSR, encoded by the exons ATGGCGTCTCTAGGGCTCGGTCTCTGCGGTTACCCCTCGTCCCACGCGAAGGCGCTGCTCCGTTCTCGACTCGGATCCCGGCGGGGGAGGAAGAGGCAGGTCTTGGCTCGAGGCTCCGTTGGCCAGCAGCCGCTCACCGCCAGCGGCCGGCCCACCTCCGAATCGAGGAATCCCTTTCCGG GGAAGCTGGAAGCAGATGTAGTTGTTATCGGAAGCGGTATTGGTGGATTATGTTGTGCTGGTCTTTTAGCTAGATATCAGCAGGATGTTCTTGTCTTAGAAAGTCATGATCTTCCTGGAGGTGCTGCTCATTCATTTGAAGTGAAGGGGTATAAATTTGATTCAGGACCATCTTTATTCTCGGGATTTCAGTCAAGAGGACCTCAAGCTAATCCTCTTTCACAG GTTCTTGATGCACTGGGAGAGCCAGTTCCATGTGCAACTTACGACTCATGGATGGTTTACGTTCCTGAAGGTGAATTCTTGTCACGGATTGGGCCTACAGAGTTTCTTAAG GACCTAGAGACGTTTGTTAGTCTTGATGCTGTTGATGAGTGGAAAAAGCTTCTT GAAGCAGTTCTTCCAATGTCTGCAGCTGCAATGGCTCTACCTCCTCTTTCTATTCGAGGGGATTGGGGCGTTGTTTCCACTGCAGCAGCAAGATATGCTCCATCTCTCTTGAAATCATTCATCCAAATGGGGCCTCAAGGAGCTCTAGGTGCTACAAAACTTTTGAGACCCTTCTCAGAGATAATTGATTCTCTTGAGCTGAAACATCCTTTTGTTCGAAATTGGGTGGATCTGCTATGCTTTCTACTTGCAGGAGTTAAATCGGATGGCATAATATCAGCAGAAATT GTTTATATGTTTGCTGAATGGTATAAGCCAGGATGTGTGCTCGAGTACCCACTCAAGGGAAGTGGGGCTGTAGTAGATGCTCTTGTTCAAGGATTGAAGAAATATGGTGGAAGACTAGCACTTGGCAGTCATGTTGACAAAATTGTGGTTGAAAATGGTCGAGCCACGGGTGTTAAATTAAGTAGTGGGCAC TTTGTACGTGCCAAGAAAGCCGTTGTTAGCAATGCATCTATGTGGGATACACTCAATTTACTTCCTCCAGATGTTGTCCCAAATACTTACAAAGAACAAGTTGAAGCAACCCCTCAGTGTGAATCATTCATGCATCTTCATTTGGGATTTGATGCACAG AATATTTCGGAAGACCTAGGGATCCATCACATAGTTGTTAATGATTGGAGCAGGGGTGTGGATGCTGATCAGAATGTTGTATTAATTTCGGTTCCAAGTGTTCATGGTAAAGGATTGGCACCTCCTGGAAAGCATGTCTTGCATGCTTATACTCCTGGTACAGAACCCTATAGCTTGTGGGAAGGGCTCGACCGTAGAAGCATGGAGTATCAAAAACTAAAGGAAGAGAGATCAGAG GTGACTTCCATAGCATATGTTTCTTCCAG GTGA
- the LOC135618888 gene encoding protein NRT1/ PTR FAMILY 4.4-like, with amino-acid sequence MDAQARHSVGEESMHAVVFLDWKGRSCMPTKHGGMRAAAFLLGLQALEMMAIAAVGNNLITYVFNDMHFPLSKSANIVTNFIGTVFLLSLLGGFLSDSYLGSFRTMLAFGFVELSGFLLLTVQAHLPQLRPPHCNMMSEGGDSCVEAKGFEALVFYTALYLVALGSGCLKPNIISHGADQFTKDDPNHSKKLSTYFNTAYFSFCVGELIALTVLVWVQTRSGMDVGFSLSAATMAAGLISLICGILSYRNKPPRGSLFTPIARVLVAAIIKRKQVSPNTKLLRQGSVHTEKFRFLDKACMQIQGVADRKQSSWTLCTVAQVEQVKIILSVIPIFACTIIFNTILAQLQTFSVQQGSAMNTQVTEAFEIPPASLQAIPYLMLIVLVPLYEIGFVPLARRFTKTDSGISSLQRIGLGLFTVTFSMVSAALVEKKRRELAVGSDKQLSIFWIAPQFLIFGVSEMFTAVGLIEFFYEQSMAGMQSFLTAMTYCSYSFGFYLSSLLVSLVNKVSSGAHRSGWLSDNNLDKDRLDLFYWLLAALSLVNFVNYLYWSRWYSYNPSADSAAINLPCAEEDYSSFTSSKLMEAQNIPL; translated from the exons ATGGATGCTCAAGCAAGGCACAGCGTCGGTGAGGAATCCATGCATGCCGTGGTCTTCCTCGATTGGAAGGGCAGATCCTGCATGCCCACCAAGCATGGTGGCATGCGAGCTGCTGCCTTCTTgttag GACTTCAAGCACTGGAGATGATGGCCATTGCAGCTGTAGGCAACAACCTCATAACCTATGTGTTCAACGACATGCACTTCCCTCTATCCAAATCGGCAAACATAGTGACCAACTTCATAGGCACTGTGTTCCTTCTCTCTCTGCTCGGTGGatttttgtcagactcttatcttGGGAGCTTCCGCACTATGTTGGCTTTCGGCTTCGTCGagctttcg GGCTTCCTACTGCTCACGGTGCAAGCACACCTCCCCCAACTGAGGCCTCCTCACTGCAACATGATGTCGGAAGGAGGCGATAGCTGCGTGGAGGCCAAAGGATTCGAGGCACTCGTATTCTACACTGCACTCTACTTGGTGGCCTTGGGGAGCGGCTGCCTCAAACCCAACATCATCTCTCATGGGGCTGACCAGTTCACCAAGGACGATCCCAACCACTCCAAGAAGCTCTCGACGTACTTCAACACCGCCTACTTCAGCTTCTGCGTCGGAGAACTCATCGCTCTAACAGTTCTTGTCTGGGTCCAGACTCGGTCGGGAATGGATGTCGGCTTCAGTTTGTCGGCCGCCACCATGGCCGCCGGCCTCATTAGCTTGATCTGTGGCATATTGTCCTACAGAAACAAGCCGCCACGGGGGTCCCTTTTCACCCCAATTGCAAGA GTTCTTGTGGCAGCAATCATCAAGAGAAAACAAGTTTCCCCCAACACTAAGCTGCTTCGTCAAGGCAGCGTCCACACCGAAAAGTTCAG GTTCTTGGACAAAGCATGCATGCAGATCCAGGGAGTGGCCGACAGGAAGCAGAGCTCATGGACGCTGTGCACGGTCGCCCAAGTCGAGCAGGTGAAGATAATCCTCTCCGTGATCCCGATATTTGCATGCACCATCATCTTCAACACCATACTGGCCCAGCTCCAGACCTTCTCGGTGCAACAAGGAAGCGCCATGAACACTCAGGTCACCGAAGCATTCGAGATCCCCCCTGCTTCCCTGCAGGCCATCCCCTACCTCATGCTCATCGTCCTTGTCCCCCTCTACGAGATCGGCTTCGTGCCGCTCGCTCGAAGGTTCACCAAGACGGACTCcggcatctcctcgctgcagcgcaTCGGCTTGGGCCTCTTCACCGTGACGTTCTCCATGGTCTCAGCCGCGCTGGTGGAGAAGAAGAGGCGAGAGCTTGCCGTTGGCTcagacaagcaactctccatcttcTGGATCGCACCACAGTTCCTCATATTCGGCGTCTCGGAGATGTTCACAGCCGTGGGTCTCATCGAGTTCTTCTACGAGCAGTCCATGGCCGGGATGCAGTCCTTCCTCACCGCCATGACCTACTGCTCCTACTCATTTGGGTTCTACCTCAGCTCTCTCCTCGTCTCCCTGGTGAACAAGGTGTCATCCGGAGCTCACAGGAGTGGGTGGCTCAGTGACAACAACTTGGACAAGGACAGATTGGACCTCTTCTATTGGCTCCTTGCAGCACTCAGCCTCGTCAACTTCGTCAACTACCTGTACTGGTCCAGATGGTACTCATACAATCCATCTGCAGACTCTGCTGCCATCAACCTGCCCTGTGCCGAGGAAGACTACAGCAGCTTCACCTCCTCAAAGCTCATGGAAGCTCAGAATATTCCACTCTAA
- the LOC103993517 gene encoding uncharacterized protein LOC103993517 isoform X5 has protein sequence MTPNVAGQFGDTTYTKIFVGGLAWETQSDTMRNYFEQFGEILEAVVITDKSTGRSKGYGFVTFREPAAAMRACVDPSPVIDGRRANCNLASLGAHRSTPTTPPHGYQGGMAAAFASPASFPHYAVQQGAPYGLYGYSPFSSEYSYPMSYYNVFGGATAQYPVHGSAAGTTAFYPYFQFGQGGGGATVGHGYSIPYPPILHYSAVASTTTGLTGFMQHLGGPLSIPPSPPAQPGMTVALTAPALPSPAGYHHCA, from the exons ATGACTCCAAACGTAGCAGGTCAGTTTGGAGACACCACTTACACCAAGATCTTTGTTGGAGGCCTGGCTTGGGAGACCCAAAGTGACACAATGAGGAACTACTTCGAGCAGTTTGGGGAGATCCTGGAGGCCGTGGTGATCACTGACAAGAGCACCGGAAGATCCAAAGGATATGGGTTT GTGACCTTCCGTGAGCCGGCGGCTGCGATGAGAGCCTGTGTCGATCCTTCGCCGGTGATCGATGGGAGGAGGGCTAACTGCAATCTCGCTTCGCTTGGTGCTCACCGATCCACGCCTACAACACCCCCACATG GATACCAAGGTGGGATGGCTGCAGCTTTTGCTTCTCCTGCCTCCTTCCCTCATTATGCCGTCCAGCAAGGTGCCCCATATGGTCTCTATGG GTACTCTCCATTCTCCTCTGAATACAGCTACCCGATG AGTTATTACAATGTCTTTGGAGGTGCAACTGCGCAATATCCAGTTCATGGTTCAGCGGCAGGAACCACTGCCTTCTACCCATACTTCCAGTTCGGGCAGGGCGGCGGCGGCGCTACAGTCGGACACGGCTACAGCATTCCATATCCTCCGATTCTCCATTATTCAGCAGTGGCCTCGACGACGACGGGATTGACGGGGTTCATGCAGCATCTCGGAGGGCCATTGTCCATTCCACCCAGTCCTCCTGCACAACCAG GCATGACTGTGGCTCTCACAGCTCCAGCCCTGCCATCTCCGGCCGGCTACCACCACTGCGCCTGA
- the LOC135618889 gene encoding probable beta-1,3-galactosyltransferase 8, with translation MIRFARLNSTSLYPSISRSLEKFVASLETELAAARTNSLGGGPKKAFVVVGINTAFSSKKRRESVRATWMPRGSKLRRLEEEKGVVVRFVIGRSATPGGALDRAIDEEDAKTKDFLRLEHLEGYHELSTKTKVFFATAVATWDADFYAKVDDDVHVNLGMLIATLARHRTTPRVYIGCMKSDQVLFQKDAKYHEPEFWKFGEEGNKYFRHATGQIYAISKDLALYISTNAPILHKYANEDVSLGSWLIGLEVEHIDERGMCCGTPPDCEWKIQSGDICIASFDWTCSGVCKPVDRMVEVHTKCGEGNEAIWNALP, from the exons ATGATCCGCTTTGCTCGTCTCAATTCGACCTCTCTCTATCCATCCATCTCAAGGTCCTTGGAAAAGTTCGTCGCATCGTTGGAGACGGAACTGGCTGCAGCGAGGACGAACAGCCTCGGAGGAGGCCCGAAGAAGGCGTTCGTCGTCGTCGGAATCAACACCGCTTTCAGCAGCAAGAAGCGGCGGGAATCGGTTCGAGCGACATGGATGCCGAGAG GATCGAAGCTGAGGAGATTGGAAGAGGAGAAGGGCGTGGTCGTGCGGTTCGTGATCGGCCGCAGTGCCACGCCCGGAGGAGCTCTTGATCGGGCGATCGACGAAGAAGACGCAAAGACGAAGGACTTCCTGAGGCTGGAGCACTTGGAAGGATACCATGAGCTCTCCACGAAGACCAAGGTGTTCTTCGCGACGGCGGTAGCCACGTGGGACGCCGATTTCTACGCCAAGGTTGACGATGACGTGCATGTCAATCTCG GAATGCTTATCGCAACCCTTGCTCGACATCGAACCACACCAAGAGTATACATTGGATGCATGAAATCCGATCAAGTTTTGTTCCAAAA GGATGCCAAGTATCATGAACCAGAGTTTTGGAAGTTCGGAGAGGAAGGGAACAAGTACTTTAGACATGCCACTGGCCaaatctatgccatatccaaagaTCTTGCTTTATATATCTCCACAAATGC GCCAATACTTCACAAGTATGCAAACGAGGATGTATCCTTAGGTTCGTGGTTGATTGGCTTGGAAGTTGAGCACATCGATGAACGAGGAATGTGTTGTGGAACACCTCCTG ATTGTGAATGGAAGATACAAAGTGGGGATATTTGCATTGCATCATTCGATTGGACATGTAGCGGAGTCTGCAAGCCGGTCGATAGGATGGTGGAAGTCCACACCAAATGCGGTGAAGGGAATGAGGCAATTTGGAATGCTCTTCCTTAG
- the LOC103993518 gene encoding prolycopene isomerase, chloroplastic isoform X1, with protein sequence MASLGLGLCGYPSSHAKALLRSRLGSRRGRKRQVLARGSVGQQPLTASGRPTSESRNPFPGKLEADVVVIGSGIGGLCCAGLLARYQQDVLVLESHDLPGGAAHSFEVKGYKFDSGPSLFSGFQSRGPQANPLSQVLDALGEPVPCATYDSWMVYVPEGEFLSRIGPTEFLKDLETFVSLDAVDEWKKLLEAVLPMSAAAMALPPLSIRGDWGVVSTAAARYAPSLLKSFIQMGPQGALGATKLLRPFSEIIDSLELKHPFVRNWVDLLCFLLAGVKSDGIISAEIVYMFAEWYKPGCVLEYPLKGSGAVVDALVQGLKKYGGRLALGSHVDKIVVENGRATGVKLSSGHFVRAKKAVVSNASMWDTLNLLPPDVVPNTYKEQVEATPQCESFMHLHLGFDAQNISEDLGIHHIVVNDWSRGVDADQNVVLISVPSVHGKGLAPPGKHVLHAYTPGTEPYSLWEGLDRRSMEYQKLKEERSEVMWKAVERALGPGFSREKCDVKLVGTPLTHQRFLRRNRGTYGPAIKAGEATFPGHSTPIPQLFCCGDSTFPGIGVPAVAASGAIVANTLVSVSQHSDLLDAIGI encoded by the exons ATGGCGTCTCTAGGGCTCGGTCTCTGCGGTTACCCCTCGTCCCACGCGAAGGCGCTGCTCCGTTCTCGACTCGGATCCCGGCGGGGGAGGAAGAGGCAGGTCTTGGCTCGAGGCTCCGTTGGCCAGCAGCCGCTCACCGCCAGCGGCCGGCCCACCTCCGAATCGAGGAATCCCTTTCCGG GGAAGCTGGAAGCAGATGTAGTTGTTATCGGAAGCGGTATTGGTGGATTATGTTGTGCTGGTCTTTTAGCTAGATATCAGCAGGATGTTCTTGTCTTAGAAAGTCATGATCTTCCTGGAGGTGCTGCTCATTCATTTGAAGTGAAGGGGTATAAATTTGATTCAGGACCATCTTTATTCTCGGGATTTCAGTCAAGAGGACCTCAAGCTAATCCTCTTTCACAG GTTCTTGATGCACTGGGAGAGCCAGTTCCATGTGCAACTTACGACTCATGGATGGTTTACGTTCCTGAAGGTGAATTCTTGTCACGGATTGGGCCTACAGAGTTTCTTAAG GACCTAGAGACGTTTGTTAGTCTTGATGCTGTTGATGAGTGGAAAAAGCTTCTT GAAGCAGTTCTTCCAATGTCTGCAGCTGCAATGGCTCTACCTCCTCTTTCTATTCGAGGGGATTGGGGCGTTGTTTCCACTGCAGCAGCAAGATATGCTCCATCTCTCTTGAAATCATTCATCCAAATGGGGCCTCAAGGAGCTCTAGGTGCTACAAAACTTTTGAGACCCTTCTCAGAGATAATTGATTCTCTTGAGCTGAAACATCCTTTTGTTCGAAATTGGGTGGATCTGCTATGCTTTCTACTTGCAGGAGTTAAATCGGATGGCATAATATCAGCAGAAATT GTTTATATGTTTGCTGAATGGTATAAGCCAGGATGTGTGCTCGAGTACCCACTCAAGGGAAGTGGGGCTGTAGTAGATGCTCTTGTTCAAGGATTGAAGAAATATGGTGGAAGACTAGCACTTGGCAGTCATGTTGACAAAATTGTGGTTGAAAATGGTCGAGCCACGGGTGTTAAATTAAGTAGTGGGCAC TTTGTACGTGCCAAGAAAGCCGTTGTTAGCAATGCATCTATGTGGGATACACTCAATTTACTTCCTCCAGATGTTGTCCCAAATACTTACAAAGAACAAGTTGAAGCAACCCCTCAGTGTGAATCATTCATGCATCTTCATTTGGGATTTGATGCACAG AATATTTCGGAAGACCTAGGGATCCATCACATAGTTGTTAATGATTGGAGCAGGGGTGTGGATGCTGATCAGAATGTTGTATTAATTTCGGTTCCAAGTGTTCATGGTAAAGGATTGGCACCTCCTGGAAAGCATGTCTTGCATGCTTATACTCCTGGTACAGAACCCTATAGCTTGTGGGAAGGGCTCGACCGTAGAAGCATGGAGTATCAAAAACTAAAGGAAGAGAGATCAGAG GTGATGTGGAAAGCAGTGGAGCGTGCTCTTGGCCCTGGATTTAGCCGTGAGAAATGTGATGTAAAATTAGTTGGAACGCCATTGACACATCAGAGATTCCTCAGGAGGAACAGAGGAACGTATGGACCAGCTATAAAAGCTGGAGAAGCCACTTTCCCTGGCCATTCGACGCCTATTCCGCAGCTCTTTTGTTGTGGTGACTCAACATTTCCGGGGATCGGTGTCCCAGCGGTGGCAGCTAGTGGTGCCATAGTTGCCAATACTTTAGTTTCTGTATCGCAGCACTCTGATCTTCTGGATGCCATTGGGATTTGA
- the LOC103993517 gene encoding uncharacterized protein LOC103993517 isoform X3: MTPNVAGQFGDTTYTKIFVGGLAWETQSDTMRNYFEQFGEILEAVVITDKSTGRSKGYGFVTFREPAAAMRACVDPSPVIDGRRANCNLASLGAHRSTPTTPPHGGNRSLRMVKSFHTGYQGGMAAAFASPASFPHYAVQQGAPYGLYGYSPFSSEYSYPMSYYNVFGGATAQYPVHGSAAGTTAFYPYFQFGQGGGGATVGHGYSIPYPPILHYSAVASTTTGLTGFMQHLGGPLSIPPSPPAQPGMTVALTAPALPSPAGYHHCA; the protein is encoded by the exons ATGACTCCAAACGTAGCAGGTCAGTTTGGAGACACCACTTACACCAAGATCTTTGTTGGAGGCCTGGCTTGGGAGACCCAAAGTGACACAATGAGGAACTACTTCGAGCAGTTTGGGGAGATCCTGGAGGCCGTGGTGATCACTGACAAGAGCACCGGAAGATCCAAAGGATATGGGTTT GTGACCTTCCGTGAGCCGGCGGCTGCGATGAGAGCCTGTGTCGATCCTTCGCCGGTGATCGATGGGAGGAGGGCTAACTGCAATCTCGCTTCGCTTGGTGCTCACCGATCCACGCCTACAACACCCCCACATG GAGGAAACAGAAGTCTAAGGATGGTCAAATCTTTTCATACAGGATACCAAGGTGGGATGGCTGCAGCTTTTGCTTCTCCTGCCTCCTTCCCTCATTATGCCGTCCAGCAAGGTGCCCCATATGGTCTCTATGG GTACTCTCCATTCTCCTCTGAATACAGCTACCCGATG AGTTATTACAATGTCTTTGGAGGTGCAACTGCGCAATATCCAGTTCATGGTTCAGCGGCAGGAACCACTGCCTTCTACCCATACTTCCAGTTCGGGCAGGGCGGCGGCGGCGCTACAGTCGGACACGGCTACAGCATTCCATATCCTCCGATTCTCCATTATTCAGCAGTGGCCTCGACGACGACGGGATTGACGGGGTTCATGCAGCATCTCGGAGGGCCATTGTCCATTCCACCCAGTCCTCCTGCACAACCAG GCATGACTGTGGCTCTCACAGCTCCAGCCCTGCCATCTCCGGCCGGCTACCACCACTGCGCCTGA
- the LOC103993517 gene encoding uncharacterized protein LOC103993517 isoform X4 encodes MTPNVAGQFGDTTYTKIFVGGLAWETQSDTMRNYFEQFGEILEAVVITDKSTGRSKGYGFVTFREPAAAMRACVDPSPVIDGRRANCNLASLGAHRSTPTTPPHGYQGGMAAAFASPASFPHYAVQQGAPYGLYGYSPFSSEYSYPMVQELLTDPLHCNGQSYYNVFGGATAQYPVHGSAAGTTAFYPYFQFGQGGGGATVGHGYSIPYPPILHYSAVASTTTGLTGFMQHLGGPLSIPPSPPAQPGMTVALTAPALPSPAGYHHCA; translated from the exons ATGACTCCAAACGTAGCAGGTCAGTTTGGAGACACCACTTACACCAAGATCTTTGTTGGAGGCCTGGCTTGGGAGACCCAAAGTGACACAATGAGGAACTACTTCGAGCAGTTTGGGGAGATCCTGGAGGCCGTGGTGATCACTGACAAGAGCACCGGAAGATCCAAAGGATATGGGTTT GTGACCTTCCGTGAGCCGGCGGCTGCGATGAGAGCCTGTGTCGATCCTTCGCCGGTGATCGATGGGAGGAGGGCTAACTGCAATCTCGCTTCGCTTGGTGCTCACCGATCCACGCCTACAACACCCCCACATG GATACCAAGGTGGGATGGCTGCAGCTTTTGCTTCTCCTGCCTCCTTCCCTCATTATGCCGTCCAGCAAGGTGCCCCATATGGTCTCTATGG GTACTCTCCATTCTCCTCTGAATACAGCTACCCGATG GTGCAAGAATTGCTTACTGATCCCTTACATTGTAATGGCCAGAGTTATTACAATGTCTTTGGAGGTGCAACTGCGCAATATCCAGTTCATGGTTCAGCGGCAGGAACCACTGCCTTCTACCCATACTTCCAGTTCGGGCAGGGCGGCGGCGGCGCTACAGTCGGACACGGCTACAGCATTCCATATCCTCCGATTCTCCATTATTCAGCAGTGGCCTCGACGACGACGGGATTGACGGGGTTCATGCAGCATCTCGGAGGGCCATTGTCCATTCCACCCAGTCCTCCTGCACAACCAG GCATGACTGTGGCTCTCACAGCTCCAGCCCTGCCATCTCCGGCCGGCTACCACCACTGCGCCTGA
- the LOC103993517 gene encoding uncharacterized protein LOC103993517 isoform X1, producing the protein MTPNVAGQFGDTTYTKIFVGGLAWETQSDTMRNYFEQFGEILEAVVITDKSTGRSKGYGFVTFREPAAAMRACVDPSPVIDGRRANCNLASLGAHRSTPTTPPHGGNRSLRMVKSFHTGYQGGMAAAFASPASFPHYAVQQGAPYGLYGYSPFSSEYSYPMVQELLTDPLHCNGQSYYNVFGGATAQYPVHGSAAGTTAFYPYFQFGQGGGGATVGHGYSIPYPPILHYSAVASTTTGLTGFMQHLGGPLSIPPSPPAQPGMTVALTAPALPSPAGYHHCA; encoded by the exons ATGACTCCAAACGTAGCAGGTCAGTTTGGAGACACCACTTACACCAAGATCTTTGTTGGAGGCCTGGCTTGGGAGACCCAAAGTGACACAATGAGGAACTACTTCGAGCAGTTTGGGGAGATCCTGGAGGCCGTGGTGATCACTGACAAGAGCACCGGAAGATCCAAAGGATATGGGTTT GTGACCTTCCGTGAGCCGGCGGCTGCGATGAGAGCCTGTGTCGATCCTTCGCCGGTGATCGATGGGAGGAGGGCTAACTGCAATCTCGCTTCGCTTGGTGCTCACCGATCCACGCCTACAACACCCCCACATG GAGGAAACAGAAGTCTAAGGATGGTCAAATCTTTTCATACAGGATACCAAGGTGGGATGGCTGCAGCTTTTGCTTCTCCTGCCTCCTTCCCTCATTATGCCGTCCAGCAAGGTGCCCCATATGGTCTCTATGG GTACTCTCCATTCTCCTCTGAATACAGCTACCCGATG GTGCAAGAATTGCTTACTGATCCCTTACATTGTAATGGCCAGAGTTATTACAATGTCTTTGGAGGTGCAACTGCGCAATATCCAGTTCATGGTTCAGCGGCAGGAACCACTGCCTTCTACCCATACTTCCAGTTCGGGCAGGGCGGCGGCGGCGCTACAGTCGGACACGGCTACAGCATTCCATATCCTCCGATTCTCCATTATTCAGCAGTGGCCTCGACGACGACGGGATTGACGGGGTTCATGCAGCATCTCGGAGGGCCATTGTCCATTCCACCCAGTCCTCCTGCACAACCAG GCATGACTGTGGCTCTCACAGCTCCAGCCCTGCCATCTCCGGCCGGCTACCACCACTGCGCCTGA
- the LOC103993517 gene encoding uncharacterized protein LOC103993517 isoform X2: MTPNVAGQFGDTTYTKIFVGGLAWETQSDTMRNYFEQFGEILEAVVITDKSTGRSKGYGFVTFREPAAAMRACVDPSPVIDGRRANCNLASLGAHRSTPTTPPHGGNRSLRMVKSFHTGYQGGMAAAFASPASFPHYAVQQGAPYGLYGYSPFSSEYSYPMVQELLTDPLHCNGQSYYNVFGGATAQYPVHGSAAGTTAFYPYFQFGQGGGGATVGHGYSIPYPPILHYSAVASTTTGLTGFMQHLGGPLSIPPSPPAQPVCFPLKQA; this comes from the exons ATGACTCCAAACGTAGCAGGTCAGTTTGGAGACACCACTTACACCAAGATCTTTGTTGGAGGCCTGGCTTGGGAGACCCAAAGTGACACAATGAGGAACTACTTCGAGCAGTTTGGGGAGATCCTGGAGGCCGTGGTGATCACTGACAAGAGCACCGGAAGATCCAAAGGATATGGGTTT GTGACCTTCCGTGAGCCGGCGGCTGCGATGAGAGCCTGTGTCGATCCTTCGCCGGTGATCGATGGGAGGAGGGCTAACTGCAATCTCGCTTCGCTTGGTGCTCACCGATCCACGCCTACAACACCCCCACATG GAGGAAACAGAAGTCTAAGGATGGTCAAATCTTTTCATACAGGATACCAAGGTGGGATGGCTGCAGCTTTTGCTTCTCCTGCCTCCTTCCCTCATTATGCCGTCCAGCAAGGTGCCCCATATGGTCTCTATGG GTACTCTCCATTCTCCTCTGAATACAGCTACCCGATG GTGCAAGAATTGCTTACTGATCCCTTACATTGTAATGGCCAGAGTTATTACAATGTCTTTGGAGGTGCAACTGCGCAATATCCAGTTCATGGTTCAGCGGCAGGAACCACTGCCTTCTACCCATACTTCCAGTTCGGGCAGGGCGGCGGCGGCGCTACAGTCGGACACGGCTACAGCATTCCATATCCTCCGATTCTCCATTATTCAGCAGTGGCCTCGACGACGACGGGATTGACGGGGTTCATGCAGCATCTCGGAGGGCCATTGTCCATTCCACCCAGTCCTCCTGCACAACCAG TGTGTTTTCCCTTAAAACAGGCATGA